One part of the Nematostella vectensis chromosome 8, jaNemVect1.1, whole genome shotgun sequence genome encodes these proteins:
- the LOC125570305 gene encoding epidermal growth factor-like protein 6 produces the protein MQYLYNTSATCKNTIASFSCACKVGFADIDECSLDVNNCHANATCANTAGSFTCTCRSRYTGNGVNCTGLTAYSHVGCFKDTEDRAIALPWIHPSTLEKCFKEALRRGNIVFAMQAGTYCFNSPDAHHTYNKYGPSTGCSGGNGGAWANDVYRINY, from the exons ATGCAATACCTCTACAACACGAGCGCCACGTGCAAAAACACTATTGCCTCATTTAGCTGCGCGTGTAAAGTTGGGTTTGCCG ACATCGACGAGTGCTCCCTTGATGTAAACAATTGTCATGCGAATGCCACGTGCGCGAATACCGCTGGATCCTTCACCTGCACTTGCAGATCTCGGTATACTGGAAACGGCGTAAACTGTACAG gttTAACGGCCTATTCGCATGTTGGATGTTTCAAAGACACGGAGGATCGGGCCATCGCGTTACCTTGGATTCATCCATCAACTCTAGAGAAGTGTTTTAAAGAAGCCCTTAGACGCGGAAACATAGTATTCGCAATGCAGGCAGGAACATATTGCTTTAACAGCCCAGACGCACATCACACTTACAACAAGTATGGTCCCTCAACTGGCTGCAGCGGCGGGAACGggggagcctgggccaatgacGTATATCGCATCAATTACTAA
- the LOC125570292 gene encoding neurogenic locus notch homolog protein 2-like isoform X2, with the protein MHFPSPLEDHALFNHTLQNITDISVWNCQVKCYVNQACRAVNYKKGANLGSCELLSAKAGSFPKDLLKLPGIDYYGPNEVCVPNPCPSANMTCVELKGNPRYRCECPQGYIGSACETDVDECYPGHYNCHQDATCANTIGSFACTCKPGYTGNGVSCEDIEECSSGSNNCHRDHASCANTIGSFACTCKPGYTGNGINCAGNEPTTDISSYNTSCVKSITFRYLRLHFAGKNM; encoded by the exons ATGCATTTTCCTTCTCCGCTAGAGGACCACGCCCTCTTTAACCACACCCTTCAGAATATAACTGATATATCAGTCTGGAACTGTCAAGTAAAGTGCTATGTGAACCAAGCATGTCGTGCTGTGAACTATAAGAAAGGCGCGAATCTCGGGAGCTGTGAACTGCTGTCCGCCAAAGCTGGATCCTTCCCTAAAGACCTGCTGAAGCTCCCAGGAATCGACTACTACGGCCCCAAT gAGGTTTGCGTTCCAAATCCTTGTCCCTCGGCCAACATGACCTGCGTTGAGTTAAAGGGGAATCCAAGATACAGATGTGAGTGTCCACAGGGATACATCGGTTCCGCATGTGAAACAG ATGTTGATGAGTGTTATCCTGGACATTACAATTGTCACCAGGACGCTACTTGTGCAAACACAATTGGCTCTTTCGCATGCACATGTAAACCTGGGTATACAGGAAACGGAGTAAGCTGCGAAG atATTGAGGAATGCTCTTCTGGAAGCAACAATTGCCACCGGGACCATGCTTCTTGTGCAAACACCATTGGCTCCTTCGCATGCACATGTAAACCTGGGTATACAGGAAACGGAATAAACTGCGCAGGTAATGAACCAACAACCGATATTAGTAGTTATAATACATCTTGTGTGAAATCTATTACATTTCGATATTTGAGACTACATTTTGCAGGAAAAAACATGTAA